From the Sphingobacteruim zhuxiongii genome, the window ATGCGCTAGTGTTAGGGGAAGTTGCAGGGAACCGTCGACTACCAGTCATTATCGGAGGATTCGAGGCACAGTCTATCGCTGTAGAAATTGAAAAAATGACCCCCAGTAGGCCGTTAACACACGACTTATTCAAATCCTTTGCTGATACATTCGACATCAAACTTGTAGAGGTGTTAATTTACAATTTAGTGGATGGCATTTTCTTCGCAAAATTGATATGTAGCAATGAAACTAAAACGGTAGAAATAGACGCGCGTACATCGGATGCTGTTGCTTTAGCTGTCCGCTTCGAAAGTCCAATCTACACTTATGATTTCATCATGAATACCGCAGGCATCGTGATTGAAGGGAATGATTTTGCATTCCTTGAAAACATCGAAAACGTCGGAGCTTATAAGCAAACTGAGACGCCTACGCCGCCGGATCAAGAGCCTGAGCCTAAGCCAGAGCCTGAGCCAAAAGAAACGATTAAGAACAAACCTTCTCCCTATGCCTCGCTCACGATGGAACAATTGGAGAAGACCCTAGAAAAAGCGATTGAAAACGAACAGTATGAAACCGCAGCAAAAATCAGGGACGAAATTGAGAATCGAAAATCTTAATTAATTCATAGCAAATAAATAATCTCACCTAATAAG encodes:
- a CDS encoding bifunctional nuclease family protein produces the protein MKKIKLDIVGLSYSQTQSGAYALVLGEVAGNRRLPVIIGGFEAQSIAVEIEKMTPSRPLTHDLFKSFADTFDIKLVEVLIYNLVDGIFFAKLICSNETKTVEIDARTSDAVALAVRFESPIYTYDFIMNTAGIVIEGNDFAFLENIENVGAYKQTETPTPPDQEPEPKPEPEPKETIKNKPSPYASLTMEQLEKTLEKAIENEQYETAAKIRDEIENRKS